The Silvibacterium dinghuense DNA window CGCAGATCAGCGGCGCCCGCAATGACGAGATCACCGTCACCCTGGACGGCGCGCCCATGATCCGCACCCGCGGCAACGGCACCACCACCGGCGTTGCCGACGTGGACAGCGTGGCGCAGATGCAGATTCTTGCCACCAACTACCCCGCGGAATACGGCGGCACCTCGGGCGGCGTGCTGGCACAGGTTCCCCGCACCGGCACCAAGGACTTCCACGGTTCGGCCTACGAATACCTGCGCAACTCGTTCTTCGACGCCAACACCTGGGTCAACAAGCAGTCTTCGAATCCGGATATCGCCGACCATCCCACGCCCTTCCGCTTCAACCAGTTCGGATGGAATATCAACGGTCCGGTCGCAATCCCGAAGGTGGCCGAGGGCCTGCGCAACAAGCTCTTCTTCCTCGTCGGGCAGGAATTCCTGCGCTACCGCCAGTCACCGACCCAGACCGGTGTCGTGCCCACCACGCTCATGCGCACGGGCAACTTCAGCGAGCTGCTTTCGACCAACATCTTCATGAGCCCTGTGCAGCTGGTGAATCCGAGCACCGGCGCGGATTATCCCAACAACGTCATCTCGTCGGGCCTCAGCGCCAACGGCCTTGCCCTGCTCAATGCCTATCCGACACCGAATGTGAACGGGGCCAGCTACAACTGGGAAGACTCCGCGCCCTATCCGCAGAACCAGCGCAAAGACACTGTCACGCTGAACTACCTCATCTCGCAGAGCCAGCAGCTTCGCTTCTCGTTCCTGCACTACACCTTCTACCAGGACTCTCCCTTCTCGGGGAATTTCAACCGCACCCCGCAGGTCTGGAACTGGCCTGACGAAGTCGGCGTCCTCCATTACACCTGGACCATCAATCCGACGACGGTCAACGACTTCACCGCGTCCGCCTCGGCAGACCACGTAACCATCACCATCGACCAGTCCAGCGGCCTCTACAACCGCACCAACTACGGGATCGACTTTCCCTACCTGTTCCCGGCGGCGGAGAAGCTGATCCCCAACAAGATCCCCACCATCGAGCCGCAGGACTTCACCACGCTCGACGGCGGCCCGTATCCGTCGCACTCCGGCGGCCCGGTCATTGCCTTTGCCGACAACCTCACCAAGATCATCGGCAGCCATACTCTCAACTTCGGCGGCGTATACCAGTACTCGGGCGAGAATGACTTCGACCAGATCGACGTCAGCAGCTCCACGCCCGGCGCCACCAACAACCAGAATGGGCAGTTCATCTTCACCGCACTGCACAACAGCCAGCCCTCCACCGGCGCCGGCGTAGCCAACGCGGCCCTTGGCCTCTTCGACAGCTACGGCGAAATCGGCCAGAAATCCTACACCCTCTTCCGCACCAACACGGCGGAGTTCTTTGCCCAGGACACCTGGCATGCGACTCCGAAGACGGTCATCGAATATGGCGCCCGCTACAGCATCTTCCAGAACTACTACGCGGTATGGGGCAACCAGTCGATGTTCAATTCCAACTACTATGTCGCCGGCGACGCTCCGACCGTCGATCCAACCACCGGCATCGAGACCGGCGGCAACATCTATGACGGCGTCGTGATCCCCGGCAGCGGATTCCCAAGCTCAGCCAAGGGCCACGTCCCCTCCTCCATCCTCAACGGCCAGTACAACGGCCTCTTCCACGGTCTCAGCAGGACTTACTCACCGACCGTCTGGTCCTATATCCAGCCGCGTATCGGCTTCACCACCCAGCTCACGCCGCTGACGGTCTTCCGCGCCGGCGGCGGCCGCTTCGTTCAGCGCCTCGGCGTGAACGACGACGTCCAGCT harbors:
- a CDS encoding TonB-dependent receptor, which produces MAALAVFLLAAMLCSLCPAAHAQNVTSSISGTVTDASGAVIPNATVSVQNTASGQKFNATTDTRGGYTVTNIQPGTYTVAASAKGFQGVTQNNVIVDANIGRQVNFSMNVGNVSTSVTVEANANALQTESSVVGQVVTSEQVKSIQLNGRNPIYLSQLEPGVTRNAPLSSFNFAPDFSGPQISGARNDEITVTLDGAPMIRTRGNGTTTGVADVDSVAQMQILATNYPAEYGGTSGGVLAQVPRTGTKDFHGSAYEYLRNSFFDANTWVNKQSSNPDIADHPTPFRFNQFGWNINGPVAIPKVAEGLRNKLFFLVGQEFLRYRQSPTQTGVVPTTLMRTGNFSELLSTNIFMSPVQLVNPSTGADYPNNVISSGLSANGLALLNAYPTPNVNGASYNWEDSAPYPQNQRKDTVTLNYLISQSQQLRFSFLHYTFYQDSPFSGNFNRTPQVWNWPDEVGVLHYTWTINPTTVNDFTASASADHVTITIDQSSGLYNRTNYGIDFPYLFPAAEKLIPNKIPTIEPQDFTTLDGGPYPSHSGGPVIAFADNLTKIIGSHTLNFGGVYQYSGENDFDQIDVSSSTPGATNNQNGQFIFTALHNSQPSTGAGVANAALGLFDSYGEIGQKSYTLFRTNTAEFFAQDTWHATPKTVIEYGARYSIFQNYYAVWGNQSMFNSNYYVAGDAPTVDPTTGIETGGNIYDGVVIPGSGFPSSAKGHVPSSILNGQYNGLFHGLSRTYSPTVWSYIQPRIGFTTQLTPLTVFRAGGGRFVQRLGVNDDVQLGGNEPFQASESVTNGQVDDPGGVGANQYPLQLSSQAYNLPAPEAWSWSATVEQEIPRFATFTLSYVGRKGIHLQQLENVNELTPGTIQANPDVTAPDALRPYQGFASIVETSDRGSSSYNALQANLKRRLTKNVLFGVAYTWAKLLDFGSSRGYELPNIRDRNMNYGPADFDIRNVLVVDYVWNMPYFDHSSNWLLRNGLSDWQLSGVTQAQTGVPLTSITNGDDYAGVGPGAGSQLWVLNRKPIVNKRFGTGDWFDPSVFQAPADGTFSPRGTRNAIYGPGFQSWNIALQKPFHIIPGHDNHELTFRAEAFNFTNHPNWDTPNETPGSGTFGEVTTKGQTYSSDREMQFSLRYAF